The following coding sequences are from one Sphingobium sp. RAC03 window:
- a CDS encoding TonB-dependent receptor gives MSTAFNPGIGSDIIDLIAVESIQLMRGPQGNLFGRNTVAGAIDIKTCAPSFTYEARAEISYGNYDYFHGYISLNVALSNDLAVQVSYLSASRGGLIENTVYNEDCCACLILLNLNASDRNNQTKVYFDRGVGTAVAGRRVADGSLSRTCIRSEKASSLITGNSRRRLQATGTRSLLVTRPIMIGLLDMVFSCHPQPPVFPKVPKIPLSIRTNGSLSLIAQMR, from the coding sequence ATGTCGACGGCGTTTAACCCTGGCATCGGATCGGATATCATCGACCTCATCGCCGTGGAAAGCATCCAGCTTATGCGCGGGCCGCAGGGCAATCTGTTTGGCAGGAACACCGTTGCCGGCGCGATCGACATCAAGACCTGCGCGCCGAGCTTCACGTACGAGGCGAGGGCGGAAATATCCTACGGAAATTATGACTATTTCCACGGCTATATCAGCCTGAATGTGGCACTGAGCAACGATCTGGCGGTTCAAGTCAGCTATTTGAGCGCATCGCGGGGCGGGCTGATCGAAAATACGGTCTACAACGAGGACTGCTGCGCGTGTCTTATCCTGTTGAATTTAAATGCCTCGGACCGAAACAATCAAACGAAAGTTTATTTTGATCGAGGAGTAGGGACAGCGGTAGCGGGCCGCCGTGTGGCCGACGGCAGCCTATCGAGGACTTGCATCAGATCGGAAAAGGCGTCATCACTGATCACCGGAAACAGTCGCCGGAGGTTGCAGGCGACTGGGACGAGGTCGTTGTTAGTAACACGTCCTATAATGATTGGCTTATTAGACATGGTGTTCTCCTGCCATCCTCAACCGCCCGTCTTCCCGAAAGTGCCAAAGATTCCGCTTTCGATACGAAC
- a CDS encoding TonB-dependent receptor plug domain-containing protein, whose amino-acid sequence MTARYKQEYPQKVPIAVSAISGDTTRARSGFNLKQVVQQLHSLNIQGFSGRFQTITIRGIGTNAGGTNHGLEPGVGLYVDGV is encoded by the coding sequence GTGACAGCCCGCTACAAGCAGGAATATCCGCAAAAGGTACCGATTGCCGTCAGTGCAATCAGCGGCGACACCACCCGCGCGCGGAGCGGTTTCAACCTGAAGCAGGTTGTACAGCAACTTCATAGCCTGAACATTCAGGGGTTCAGTGGTCGGTTTCAGACCATCACGATTCGTGGTATCGGCACCAACGCGGGCGGCACGAACCACGGACTGGAACCGGGAGTCGGCTTGTATGTCGACGGCGTTTAA